A region of Hoplias malabaricus isolate fHopMal1 chromosome 12, fHopMal1.hap1, whole genome shotgun sequence DNA encodes the following proteins:
- the dbr1 gene encoding lariat debranching enzyme: MKVAVEGCCHGELDKIYETISYLERKEGVKVDLLLCCGDFQAVRNEGDMKCMAVPAKYRQMQTFYKYYSGEKKAPVLTIFIGGNHEASNHLQELPYGGWVAPNIYYLGYAGVVRYKGIRIGGLSGIFKSHDYRKGHYEFPPYSQETLRSVYHIRNSDVFKLKQIRMPVDVFMTHDWPRGIYNFGCTDELLRKKRFLREEVESGSLGSPAAAELLHHLQPSYWFAAHLHVKFAALVQHEAKGNTTPKTTKFLSLDKCLPYRDFLQIVEIPDRPGSSDQLEYDPEWLAILKATDQIQKPSPSIWYPPENNGLHTRWDYSASEEAMMEVVSDLNGELSIPENFSLTVPAYDPSRPQPNTAPAYSTNPQTTEMCATLGLTDIYILAGQSGQGPGEGGGATEEEDDEDNQSTGSVEEPSEYPSDTSGLSSSYNPDEITIEDEWDEEEGGGGVEKEEEKGCDAVVPEAPAGAQDSDRDSSPLREAAARLILPAPRTESETDDILLSPLALRLPPPSRSTPSSSTGLSQTSSEEEGGAPPARVPKRCSGETKGTKSPTGGTPKIKRRNQSIYTAADDEEES; this comes from the exons ATGAAAGTAGCTGTAGAAGGCTGCTGCCATGGGGAACTGGACAAAATCTACGAGACCATCAGCTACCTGGAGCGTAAGGAAGGCGTTAAGGTGGATCTGCTGTTATGCTGCGGGGATTTTCAAGCCGTGCGAAATGAGGGTGATATGAAGTGCATGGCCGTACCAGCAAAATATAGGCAGATGCAGACGTTTTACAA GTACTACTCAGGAGAGAAGAAAGCTCCAGTCCTGACCATCTTCATTGGTGGAAACCACGAAGCTTCTAACCATCTGCAAGAGCTTCCATATGGAGGCTGGGTGGCCCCTAATATATACTACTTGG GTTATGCTGGGGTTGTTCGCTACAAAGGCATAAGGATTGGAGGCCTTTCCGGCATTTTCAAATCTCACGATTACAGAAAAG gaCACTACGAGTTTCCACCCTACAGCCAGGAAACCCTGCGCAGCGTCTACCACATTAGGAACAGTGACGTTTTTAAGCTCAAACAG ATCCGGATGCCCGTTGACGTGTTTATGACCCACGACTGGCCGCGGGGCATTTACAACTTTGGCTGCACAGATGAGCTGCTGAGGAAGAAGCGTTTCCTGCGAGAGGAGGTAGAGTCGGGTTCGCTGGGCAGTCCGGCTGCCGCAGAGCTGCTTCACCACCTGCAGCCGAGCTACTGGTTCGCCGCTCACCTCCACGTCAAATTTGCCGCTCTGGTGCAGCACGAG GCCAAAGGTAACACCACTCCTAAGACCACCAAGTTCCTCTCTCTAGATAAGTGTCTTCCTTATAGAGACTTCCTTCAG ATAGTGGAGATTCCAGACAGACCAGGCTCCTCTGACCAGTTGGAGTATGACCCTGAATGGCTGGCCATCCTAAAGGCAACTGACCAGATTCAGAAACCTTCACCCAGTATCTGGTATCCACCAGAGAATAACGGTCTTCACACACG GTGGGACTACAGTGCTTCAGAGGAGGCCATGATGGAGGTGGTCAGCGACTTGAACGGCGAGCTCAGCATCCCGGAGAATTTCAGTCTCACCGTTCCTGCTTACGATCCCTCTCGCCCTCAGCCAAACACTGCCCCAGCTTACTCCACAAACCCCCAGACCACCGAGATGTGCGCCACTCTCGGCCTCACGGATATCTACATCCTGGCCGGTCAAAGCGGACAAGGCCCTGGTGAAGGGGGCGGAGCCACtgaggaagaggatgatgaAGATAACCAGAGCACTGGAAGCGTGGAAGAACCCAGTGAATATCCTAGTGACACCTCTGGCCTCTCCAGCTCCTACAACCCTGACGAGATCACCATCGAGGACGAGTGGgatgaagaagaaggaggaggaggagttgaAAAGGAAGAGGAAAAAGGGTGTGATGCAGTGGTCCCAGAAGCTCCGGCCGGGGCCCAGGACAGTGATAGAGACAGCAGCCCCCTTCGAGAGGCCGCAGCACGGCTAATTTTACCAGCCCCTCGCACAGAATCAGAAACAGACGACATTTTGCTTTCACCATTAGCTCTTAGGCTTCCCCCACCTTCTAGATCCACTCCGTCCTCCTCCACTGGACTCTCCCAGACCAGCTCGGAGGAAGAAGGTGGCGCACCACCAGCCAGAGTCCCCAAACGCTGCAGTGGAGAGACGAAAGGAACCAAGAGCCCCACGGGTGGCACGCCCAAAATCAAACGGCGCAACCAAAGCATCTACACCGCCGCTGATGATGAGGAGGAGAGTTAG
- the armc8 gene encoding armadillo repeat-containing protein 8 isoform X2, whose product MMACLLEAPLRISVLSEVTATSRHYVDRLFDPDPQKVLQGVIDMKNAVIGNNKQKANLIVLGAVPRLLYLLQQGSSSAELRTECAVVLGSLAMGTENNIKSLVDCHIIPALLQGLLCPDLVFIEACLRCLRTVFISPVTPVQLLYTDPTVIPHLMSLLSRSQSTQEYITQIFSHCCKTPEHQTILFNHGAIQNIAPLLISPSFKVRMQALKCFSVLAYENTQVSMTLVNVLVDGEQLSQVFVRMMQRDKPIEMQLTAAKCLTYMCRAGAIRTDDNCIVLKTLPCLVRMCCKDRLLEERVEGAETLAFLMEPDVELQRIASVTDHLVAMLADYFKYPSSVSAITDIKRLDHDLKHAHELRQAAFKLYASLGSNDEDIRKKITETENMMDRIVSGLSESSIKVRLAAVRCLHSLSRSVQQLRTSFHDHAVWKPLMKLLQNAPDEVLVMASSTLCNLLLEFSPSKEPILESGVIELLCSLTQSDSPALRVNGIWALMNMAFQADQKVKVEIMRALGTEQLFRLLSDPDTNVLMKTLGLLRNLLSTRPHIDQIMSSHGKQIMQAVTLILEGEHSIEVKEQTLCILANIADGNTAKELIMTNDDMLQKVKYYMGHSNVKLQLAATFCISNLVWNEEDGSQERQDKLREMGFVDILHKLTQASDPNLCDRAKTAMQQYLA is encoded by the exons ATGATGGCGTGTCTGCTGGAGGCCCCGCTGCGCATCAGCGTGCTGTCT GAGGTCACAGCCACCAGTCGCCATTATGTTGACCGCCTCTTCGACCCCGACCCACAGAAAGTGCTGCAGGGAGTCAT TGACATGAAAAATGCTGTCATCGGAAACAACAAACAGAAGGCCAACCTGATTGTGCTGGGAGCCGTGCCCAG GCTCCTGTATCTTCTGCAGCAGGGCTCCTCGAGTGCGGAGCTGAGAACCGAGTGTGCGGTGGTCTTGGGAAGCTTGGCCATGGGCACTGAGAACAACATCAAGTCCCTGGTGGACTGTCACATCATCCCCGCCCTGCTACAAG GTCTCTTGTGTCCTGACCTGGTGTTTATCGAGGCATGTCTGCGATGTTTAAGAACAGTTTTTATCAGCCCTGTCACACCTGTGCAGCTACTGTACACG GACCCCACTGTGATCCCTCACCTGATGTCTCTGCTGAGCCGGTCCCAGAGCACACAGGAGTACATCACACAGATCTTCTCACACTGCTGTAAG actcCAGAACATCAGACCATTTTATTCAACCATGGTGCCATCCAGAACATTGCTCCGTTACTCATCTCTCCATCCTTTAAG GTACGAATGCAGGCGTTAAAGTGCTTCTCCGTCCTGGCGTATGAAAACACTCAGGTCTCCATGACTCTGGTGAATG TGCTGGTGGACGGGGAGcagctctctcaggtttttgtCCGAATGATGCAAAGGGATAAACCCATCGAAATGCAGCTGACAGCAGCCAAATG cttGACGTATATGTGTCGAGCAGGAGCGATCAGGACAGATGATAACTGTATTGTACTAAAg ACGCTGCCGTGCCTGGTGCGGATGTGCTGTAAGGACCGGCTGCTGGAGGAGAGGGTGGAGGGGGCGGAGACTCTAGCGTTTCTGATGGAGCCGGACGTGGAGCTACAGCGGATCGCCAGCGTCACTGACCACCTGGTGGCCATGCTCGCAGACTACTTCAAATACCCCAGCTCAGTGAGTGCCATCACGGACATCAAgagg cTGGACCATGACCTGAAGCATGCTCACGAGCTCAGGCAAGCAGCCTTTAAGCTCTACGCCTCTCTGGGCTCTAACGATGAGGACATTCGGAAAAAG atcacagagacagagaacatGATGGACAGGATAGTGAGCGGCCTTTCAGAGTCTAGCATCAAGGTCCGCTTAGCCGCCGTCAG ATGTCTACACAGTTTGTCTCGATCGGTGCAGCAGCTGAGGACGAGTTTTCACGATCATGCCGTTTGGAAACCATTAATGAAG ttgttaCAGAACGCTCCAGACGAGGTGCTGGTCATGGCCTCTTCAACACTATGCAACCTTCTACTGGAGTTTTCACCCAGCAAAGAG CCCATCCTGGAGTCGGGGGTCATCGAGTTACTATGCAGCTTAACACAAAGCGACAGTCCAGCACTGAGGGTCAACGGCATCTGGGCTCTTATG aaCATGGCGTTCCAGGCAGATCAGAAGGTGAAGGTGGAGATCATGAGGGCCCTTGGGACAGAGCAGCTTTTCCGGCTTCTCTCCGACCCCGACACAAATGTTCTCATGAAGACCCTCGGTCTGCTGAGGAACCTGCTCTCCACACGGCCG CACATAGACCAGATCATGAGCTCGCATGGGAAGCAGATCATGCAGGCTGTCACTCTGATCCTGGAGGGAGAGCACAGCATAGAGGTGAAAGAGCAG ACGTTGTGTATACTGGCTAACATCGCTGATGGCAACACGGCCAAGGAGCTCATCATGACCAACGACGACATGCTCCAGAAAGTCAAGTACTACATG ggtcaCTCGAATGTGAAGCTGCAGCTGGCCGCCACCTTCTGCATCTCCAACCTTGTGTGGAATGAGGAGGACG GTTCTCAGGAGAGACAAGACAAATTAAGGGAAATGGGATTTGTAGATATTctacacaaactcacccaggCATCAGATCCTAACCTCTGtgacag ggcgaAGACGGCAATGCAGCAGTATTTAGCATGA
- the armc8 gene encoding armadillo repeat-containing protein 8 isoform X1 — MMACLLEAPLRISVLSEVTATSRHYVDRLFDPDPQKVLQGVIDMKNAVIGNNKQKANLIVLGAVPRLLYLLQQGSSSAELRTECAVVLGSLAMGTENNIKSLVDCHIIPALLQGLLCPDLVFIEACLRCLRTVFISPVTPVQLLYTDPTVIPHLMSLLSRSQSTQEYITQIFSHCCKTPEHQTILFNHGAIQNIAPLLISPSFKVRMQALKCFSVLAYENTQVSMTLVNVLVDGEQLSQVFVRMMQRDKPIEMQLTAAKCLTYMCRAGAIRTDDNCIVLKTLPCLVRMCCKDRLLEERVEGAETLAFLMEPDVELQRIASVTDHLVAMLADYFKYPSSVSAITDIKRLDHDLKHAHELRQAAFKLYASLGSNDEDIRKKITETENMMDRIVSGLSESSIKVRLAAVRCLHSLSRSVQQLRTSFHDHAVWKPLMKLLQNAPDEVLVMASSTLCNLLLEFSPSKEPILESGVIELLCSLTQSDSPALRVNGIWALMNMAFQADQKVKVEIMRALGTEQLFRLLSDPDTNVLMKTLGLLRNLLSTRPHIDQIMSSHGKQIMQAVTLILEGEHSIEVKEQTLCILANIADGNTAKELIMTNDDMLQKVKYYMGHSNVKLQLAATFCISNLVWNEEDGEDTEGSQERQDKLREMGFVDILHKLTQASDPNLCDRAKTAMQQYLA; from the exons ATGATGGCGTGTCTGCTGGAGGCCCCGCTGCGCATCAGCGTGCTGTCT GAGGTCACAGCCACCAGTCGCCATTATGTTGACCGCCTCTTCGACCCCGACCCACAGAAAGTGCTGCAGGGAGTCAT TGACATGAAAAATGCTGTCATCGGAAACAACAAACAGAAGGCCAACCTGATTGTGCTGGGAGCCGTGCCCAG GCTCCTGTATCTTCTGCAGCAGGGCTCCTCGAGTGCGGAGCTGAGAACCGAGTGTGCGGTGGTCTTGGGAAGCTTGGCCATGGGCACTGAGAACAACATCAAGTCCCTGGTGGACTGTCACATCATCCCCGCCCTGCTACAAG GTCTCTTGTGTCCTGACCTGGTGTTTATCGAGGCATGTCTGCGATGTTTAAGAACAGTTTTTATCAGCCCTGTCACACCTGTGCAGCTACTGTACACG GACCCCACTGTGATCCCTCACCTGATGTCTCTGCTGAGCCGGTCCCAGAGCACACAGGAGTACATCACACAGATCTTCTCACACTGCTGTAAG actcCAGAACATCAGACCATTTTATTCAACCATGGTGCCATCCAGAACATTGCTCCGTTACTCATCTCTCCATCCTTTAAG GTACGAATGCAGGCGTTAAAGTGCTTCTCCGTCCTGGCGTATGAAAACACTCAGGTCTCCATGACTCTGGTGAATG TGCTGGTGGACGGGGAGcagctctctcaggtttttgtCCGAATGATGCAAAGGGATAAACCCATCGAAATGCAGCTGACAGCAGCCAAATG cttGACGTATATGTGTCGAGCAGGAGCGATCAGGACAGATGATAACTGTATTGTACTAAAg ACGCTGCCGTGCCTGGTGCGGATGTGCTGTAAGGACCGGCTGCTGGAGGAGAGGGTGGAGGGGGCGGAGACTCTAGCGTTTCTGATGGAGCCGGACGTGGAGCTACAGCGGATCGCCAGCGTCACTGACCACCTGGTGGCCATGCTCGCAGACTACTTCAAATACCCCAGCTCAGTGAGTGCCATCACGGACATCAAgagg cTGGACCATGACCTGAAGCATGCTCACGAGCTCAGGCAAGCAGCCTTTAAGCTCTACGCCTCTCTGGGCTCTAACGATGAGGACATTCGGAAAAAG atcacagagacagagaacatGATGGACAGGATAGTGAGCGGCCTTTCAGAGTCTAGCATCAAGGTCCGCTTAGCCGCCGTCAG ATGTCTACACAGTTTGTCTCGATCGGTGCAGCAGCTGAGGACGAGTTTTCACGATCATGCCGTTTGGAAACCATTAATGAAG ttgttaCAGAACGCTCCAGACGAGGTGCTGGTCATGGCCTCTTCAACACTATGCAACCTTCTACTGGAGTTTTCACCCAGCAAAGAG CCCATCCTGGAGTCGGGGGTCATCGAGTTACTATGCAGCTTAACACAAAGCGACAGTCCAGCACTGAGGGTCAACGGCATCTGGGCTCTTATG aaCATGGCGTTCCAGGCAGATCAGAAGGTGAAGGTGGAGATCATGAGGGCCCTTGGGACAGAGCAGCTTTTCCGGCTTCTCTCCGACCCCGACACAAATGTTCTCATGAAGACCCTCGGTCTGCTGAGGAACCTGCTCTCCACACGGCCG CACATAGACCAGATCATGAGCTCGCATGGGAAGCAGATCATGCAGGCTGTCACTCTGATCCTGGAGGGAGAGCACAGCATAGAGGTGAAAGAGCAG ACGTTGTGTATACTGGCTAACATCGCTGATGGCAACACGGCCAAGGAGCTCATCATGACCAACGACGACATGCTCCAGAAAGTCAAGTACTACATG ggtcaCTCGAATGTGAAGCTGCAGCTGGCCGCCACCTTCTGCATCTCCAACCTTGTGTGGAATGAGGAGGACGGTGAGGACACTGAAG GTTCTCAGGAGAGACAAGACAAATTAAGGGAAATGGGATTTGTAGATATTctacacaaactcacccaggCATCAGATCCTAACCTCTGtgacag ggcgaAGACGGCAATGCAGCAGTATTTAGCATGA